A part of Deltaproteobacteria bacterium genomic DNA contains:
- a CDS encoding DNA-binding protein, whose amino-acid sequence MLCTLKLAAEELDCSHEHIRRQVRTGRWPFYRIGERAIRIDPEEIKALVHVNKNDARLKTLDAKP is encoded by the coding sequence ATGCTGTGCACCTTAAAATTGGCGGCGGAAGAACTCGATTGCTCGCATGAGCATATCAGGCGGCAAGTTAGAACGGGGCGCTGGCCTTTCTATCGAATCGGCGAGCGCGCCATCCGAATCGATCCAGAAGAAATAAAAGCGCTAGTCCACGTCAACAAGAATGACGCCAGGTTAAAGACGCTGGACGCAAAACCATAA